A window of the Mucilaginibacter sp. cycad4 genome harbors these coding sequences:
- a CDS encoding YdeI/OmpD-associated family protein: MLKPGQHIEGTPAELQILLDSDAEARAFFESLSKSYKQGYCDWVGSAKQEATRKVRAGKAMIMLRNKQKTLKT, encoded by the coding sequence ATGCTTAAACCCGGCCAGCATATTGAAGGCACACCTGCCGAATTGCAGATCCTGCTTGACAGCGATGCTGAAGCTCGTGCATTTTTTGAAAGCCTGTCCAAATCATACAAACAAGGTTATTGCGATTGGGTAGGTTCGGCTAAACAGGAGGCTACCCGTAAAGTAAGGGCAGGTAAGGCGATGATCATGCTCCGTAACAAACAAAAAACCTTAAAAACATAG
- a CDS encoding DUF2130 domain-containing protein, whose translation MATEVKCPSCGFGFPIEEVMAEEYKKELRVKMMDYTRQKEEEYRKKDEEFLNKERQQQAAFEQRLNNEKKQLQQTLEDNLRKTISQDFENQLVLLKNSAAETEEKLKLSRQKELEFLQREKQLHQKEEEMELAVQRKLQEQRNELTDQIRKQEAERHSIKDTEYQLKVKELEKQLDDQKKLADEMKRKAEQGSMQLQGEAQELILEELLRNYFPFDIISEVGKGVRGADCVQTVRNQFGQECGRIIYESKRTNAFSADWIEKLKKDMRSMGVDVAVIVTQCYPKGMDCFGERDGVWICSFDEVKAVSYILRDGVMKLSNLAKSQDNRGDKMHLLYDYLTSSEFSEQWKAIREGYMSMRQSIQRERDAMEKLWKAREKQLDKVLLSAAHIRGSIEGIAGSDTIQLNLTDDEDALLLE comes from the coding sequence ATGGCTACAGAAGTTAAGTGCCCCAGTTGTGGTTTCGGTTTTCCGATAGAAGAGGTTATGGCCGAGGAGTATAAAAAAGAGCTCAGGGTTAAAATGATGGATTATACCCGTCAAAAAGAGGAAGAATACCGCAAAAAGGATGAGGAGTTTTTAAATAAGGAGCGCCAGCAGCAGGCAGCCTTTGAACAAAGGCTTAACAACGAAAAAAAGCAATTACAGCAAACGCTTGAAGATAACCTGCGTAAAACCATAAGTCAGGATTTTGAGAACCAGCTTGTACTGCTCAAAAACTCTGCTGCCGAAACTGAGGAAAAACTAAAACTATCACGCCAGAAAGAGCTGGAATTTTTACAGCGCGAGAAACAACTGCATCAAAAGGAAGAGGAAATGGAGCTTGCTGTACAGCGTAAGCTGCAGGAGCAACGGAACGAACTTACCGACCAGATCCGCAAGCAGGAAGCCGAGCGCCACAGCATAAAAGATACCGAATACCAGTTAAAGGTTAAAGAGCTTGAAAAACAGCTTGACGACCAGAAGAAGCTGGCCGATGAAATGAAGCGCAAAGCGGAGCAAGGCTCCATGCAGCTGCAGGGCGAAGCCCAGGAGCTTATACTGGAAGAATTATTACGCAATTATTTCCCGTTTGATATCATAAGCGAGGTAGGAAAGGGCGTACGCGGGGCCGATTGCGTACAAACCGTACGCAATCAGTTTGGCCAGGAATGCGGCCGCATTATTTATGAAAGCAAGCGTACCAATGCTTTTTCGGCAGATTGGATCGAGAAGCTTAAAAAGGACATGCGCAGTATGGGCGTGGACGTAGCCGTCATCGTAACCCAATGCTACCCAAAAGGGATGGATTGCTTTGGCGAACGTGATGGTGTCTGGATCTGTAGTTTTGACGAGGTAAAGGCAGTATCCTATATTTTAAGGGATGGGGTAATGAAGTTATCAAACCTGGCCAAATCGCAGGATAATAGAGGCGATAAAATGCACCTGTTGTACGATTACCTCACCAGCAGCGAGTTTTCAGAACAATGGAAGGCCATTCGCGAAGGGTATATGAGCATGCGCCAATCCATTCAGCGCGAACGCGATGCTATGGAAAAACTTTGGAAAGCCCGTGAAAAGCAATTGGATAAAGTACTGCTAAGCGCCGCTCACATCCGCGGCAGCATTGAAGGGATTGCGGGGAGTGATACCATTCAGCTTAACCTTACCGATGATGAGGATGCGTTGCTGTTAGAGTAA
- a CDS encoding N-acetylmuramoyl-L-alanine amidase: MNVINLYTYMFMPATFPKKYKIVTSLFSLLCVLFAARCFGQQPAAATSNRFKFKTVIIDAGHGGKDPGSHGAYSKEKNVSLSIAKKLRDAINDEMSGIKVVMTRSTDVFIELHKRTDIANDNHGNLFISIHCNSSPQRKGSSRGTLLLVYGFHRSQEQREALRENASIFIEKDYKEKYNGYGDDAVVNTIVLNAFQQKYRKQSIQFGDLIDNQFRKTNGRHSLGVKEQGVLVLAQSGMPAVLVETGFINNPSDEAYLNSAGGQNEIVRSILTALKQYRNNLEGN, from the coding sequence ATGAATGTTATAAACCTGTATACATATATGTTCATGCCTGCTACCTTTCCTAAAAAATATAAAATAGTTACTTCGCTTTTTTCTTTGCTATGTGTGCTTTTCGCCGCCAGGTGTTTCGGGCAACAGCCTGCAGCAGCAACATCCAATCGTTTCAAATTTAAAACGGTTATTATCGATGCCGGTCACGGAGGAAAAGATCCCGGATCACATGGGGCTTATTCAAAGGAAAAAAATGTTTCGTTAAGTATCGCCAAAAAATTAAGGGATGCCATAAACGATGAAATGAGCGGCATAAAAGTAGTAATGACCCGCAGCACCGACGTTTTTATTGAGCTTCATAAACGTACCGACATAGCTAACGACAATCATGGAAACCTGTTCATTTCCATCCATTGCAATTCGTCGCCGCAGCGTAAAGGATCATCGAGGGGAACCTTGCTGCTTGTGTACGGCTTTCACCGCAGCCAGGAACAACGCGAAGCCTTACGCGAAAACGCTTCGATATTTATAGAAAAGGATTATAAGGAGAAATATAATGGCTATGGCGATGATGCTGTAGTAAATACTATTGTACTTAACGCGTTTCAGCAAAAATACCGCAAGCAAAGCATCCAGTTTGGCGATTTAATTGACAACCAGTTCCGTAAAACTAATGGGAGGCATAGTTTGGGCGTAAAAGAACAGGGGGTTTTGGTATTAGCACAAAGCGGCATGCCTGCGGTACTGGTTGAAACAGGTTTTATTAATAATCCATCCGATGAAGCATACCTGAACTCGGCCGGCGGGCAAAACGAAATTGTACGGTCAATACTCACTGCACTAAAGCAATACCGCAATAATCTGGAGGGGAACTGA
- a CDS encoding YceI family protein has translation MKKILILLAAAFTYTTASAQTTWTVDKAHSNVKFTVTHLMVSDVDGIFKNYDATITAAKPDFSDAKFQISIQTASVTTDNDQRDKHITSPDFFDVATYPTITFTSTGITKTSDKHYKLTGNLTLHGVTKPASFDLWYRGTIQNPMSKADDAGFQLTGTIKRSDFNFGSKFGNAMVSDEVAIKANGEFGKAK, from the coding sequence ATGAAAAAGATTCTTATCCTGTTAGCAGCAGCATTTACTTACACGACGGCATCAGCACAAACTACCTGGACTGTAGACAAAGCCCACTCAAACGTTAAATTTACAGTAACCCACTTAATGGTATCTGACGTTGATGGTATTTTTAAAAACTATGATGCAACCATTACTGCCGCTAAACCTGATTTCAGCGACGCTAAATTCCAGATCAGCATACAAACAGCATCAGTAACTACAGATAACGATCAGCGCGATAAACACATCACAAGCCCTGATTTTTTTGATGTTGCTACTTACCCAACCATTACTTTTACCAGCACTGGTATCACCAAAACATCTGATAAGCACTACAAACTTACCGGTAATTTAACCTTACATGGTGTAACCAAACCGGCTTCATTTGATTTATGGTACCGTGGTACTATCCAAAACCCGATGAGCAAAGCTGATGATGCAGGTTTCCAGTTAACCGGTACTATCAAACGTTCTGACTTTAACTTCGGTTCAAAATTCGGTAACGCTATGGTAAGCGACGAAGTTGCTATCAAAGCTAATGGCGAGTTTGGCAAAGCCAAATAA
- a CDS encoding alpha/beta hydrolase, giving the protein MMLKKLLLVVLVCQAFMACSQQKGIVYGDNAAAGKYYDVRGIKLYTEVYGKGKPLLMIHGNGGSINAFEKNIPYFAKKYKVIAVDSRAHGKSTDPRDSLTFEMMADDFAALLDIMHIDSAYVIGWSDGGINALVMAMRHPEKVIKLASTGANLWPDSTALIPSLWRDMEKEYTSKKDYHFVTAKEKNDRKVFMLDYKEPNIKLSALKAIKCPSLIIAGDHDLIVTMHTVQIAENIPNAYLWILPNSGHGTLVEHAGEFNKKVDGFFEQPFYRR; this is encoded by the coding sequence ATGATGTTAAAAAAACTTTTGTTAGTTGTACTGGTATGCCAGGCATTTATGGCCTGCAGTCAGCAAAAAGGCATTGTTTATGGCGATAACGCCGCTGCCGGCAAGTATTACGATGTTAGGGGGATAAAGCTTTATACCGAGGTTTATGGTAAAGGCAAACCCCTGTTAATGATCCACGGTAATGGAGGCAGCATTAATGCTTTTGAAAAAAACATACCCTATTTTGCTAAAAAGTATAAAGTTATAGCGGTTGACAGCCGCGCACACGGCAAATCTACCGATCCGCGCGATTCACTTACTTTTGAAATGATGGCTGATGATTTTGCTGCTTTGCTTGATATAATGCACATCGATTCGGCTTATGTGATAGGCTGGAGCGATGGCGGTATCAATGCCCTGGTAATGGCTATGCGCCATCCCGAAAAAGTGATAAAACTGGCCTCGACCGGTGCCAACCTTTGGCCCGATTCTACAGCGCTTATCCCTTCGTTATGGAGGGACATGGAAAAAGAATATACCAGCAAAAAGGATTATCATTTCGTTACCGCTAAAGAAAAGAACGACAGGAAGGTTTTTATGCTTGATTATAAAGAACCCAATATTAAACTATCGGCATTGAAGGCTATTAAATGTCCGTCGCTTATTATTGCCGGAGATCATGACCTTATTGTAACAATGCACACCGTGCAGATAGCCGAAAATATCCCCAATGCATATTTATGGATCCTGCCCAATTCGGGCCATGGCACGTTGGTTGAGCACGCCGGCGAGTTTAATAAAAAGGTAGATGGTTTTTTTGAACAGCCGTTTTATCGGCGTTAA
- a CDS encoding GNAT family N-acetyltransferase: MEITYKTGTIPTARQVIELYDTAGLKRPTHDEQRIARMYQNSNLVVSAWDGDKLVGISRALTDFCYSCYLSDLAVTKAYQKEGIGKKLIELTKQAIGDETMLLLLSATTAMEYYPKVGMETVHNGFIIHRVK, from the coding sequence ATGGAAATAACTTATAAAACAGGTACAATACCAACAGCCCGGCAAGTGATAGAACTTTATGACACAGCAGGGTTGAAACGTCCAACCCATGACGAGCAGCGAATTGCCAGGATGTATCAAAACTCAAACCTTGTGGTGAGTGCCTGGGATGGCGATAAACTGGTAGGCATATCACGCGCACTTACCGATTTTTGTTACAGTTGCTATCTTTCAGACCTGGCAGTTACCAAAGCTTATCAAAAAGAGGGAATAGGTAAAAAACTGATTGAACTAACCAAACAGGCTATCGGAGATGAGACTATGCTTTTACTGCTTTCGGCCACAACTGCTATGGAATATTATCCAAAAGTAGGTATGGAAACTGTTCATAACGGGTTTATCATTCATAGGGTAAAGTAA
- a CDS encoding DMT family protein, which yields MKGLRTVTFLFISNTFMTFAWYGHLKFKEYDWGKNLSLIAIILISWGLAFFEYLFQVPANEGGFKENGGPFTLVELKTIQEAITLTVFMIFTTLLFKNEKLGWNHLVGFGLIVLAVFVIFKKW from the coding sequence ATGAAAGGCTTGCGTACCGTTACATTCCTGTTTATTTCCAACACCTTCATGACATTTGCCTGGTACGGGCACCTTAAGTTTAAGGAGTATGACTGGGGCAAAAACCTAAGCTTAATAGCCATTATACTAATAAGCTGGGGGTTGGCATTTTTTGAATACCTGTTCCAGGTACCCGCTAATGAAGGCGGCTTCAAGGAAAACGGTGGCCCTTTTACCCTGGTTGAATTAAAAACCATACAGGAAGCTATTACCCTTACCGTATTTATGATATTCACAACCCTGCTTTTCAAAAACGAAAAATTGGGCTGGAACCATTTGGTAGGTTTCGGGCTTATTGTGCTGGCCGTATTTGTTATTTTTAAAAAATGGTAA